One part of the Trypanosoma brucei brucei TREU927 chromosome 4, complete sequence genome encodes these proteins:
- a CDS encoding receptor-type adenylate cyclase GRESAG 4, putative, with protein MVTFMRELYVRDGAFTYLVFSLLLQVLTASSLANDKIQVKVYNMLYSNKISAKIYDPITAGFNASITNGNTPSGANVEVVYVPPMDDSKYADYLGKHMTTHDGKELPVILGPVGDKNTLGLLKYFKEKNVISFSPLTGSSKVRSWNPNLYFLTASPAAEMLALLRYAITQLRLHRLGFMYLKDVSYGDDEYELAVELTTRMDRKLCGVFALKSQIGKESDDSSFSAEWNKFANTRPQGVIVFGSPINDTKKFLMKSLEDERTKGGYLLIPSTLQYVIENKWEKELGRDRFVPDKIIITGTNPLAKDDGYDAIKRFKGDMAKYLKEKKDILSGTGQWNVNLNVDESNFTEQDTEAELMVDGWIAGEVLKQALSCREWLTSRDAFITSLYNQRRYVIDDIVVGDFGGECRGMAGERGASCLCNQGGNVVYMKKMGKDLRLYPMKEGVLALTSSRCYRDLSQLYAPLSGIMFKLTDDPKALRTAEAIYDGAFYVVGKGQLGHSDRFFLHWLSSKSHDTSTALYDEVEKRVVTAVFGVVDDSLLSTKGMAFIDPITLTPQLSNPRRNVIHLSPTLEQQLFVIVEHIIQNGAGKMHAIVRSGDTRGVRKVLQKTLDFFESSLSSFVASGEGSTLRDKLPTAGEVLVAGLISDDIPIILSHLGKHHNVRIFVPFFDVALLYDELVSAFRDKPFADRLLFATNLPHWGDKNTKSDMVREFHRVVRDESKWKPLSLLGYVTARAMINILQRMGHVTPEELVDAIFSQSVITVDDMRYGPFDDKCTNGASFEEKHCAVNYGATHISVWSMSRVLNPSVSPVVTHVTPSMKYGDTEGFRLKRGHIAAIAVSCVVVLALFVTVLVLVSASRRNARDNNNAPKEPTDPVTLIFTDIESSTAQWAAHPEQMPDLVATHHRLIRSLITRYECYEVKTVGDSFMIACKSPFAAAQLACDLQRDFLNHDWKTTELDESYREFERKRAEDDSDYTPPTASLDPEVYRQLWNGLRVRVGIHTGLCDIRHDEVTKGYDYYGRTSNMAARTESVGNGGQVLMTRSTYLSLSGEEREQLNVTPLGDVPLRGVPKPVEMYQLNAVPGRTFAALRLDREFEEEEDNVTGSITSGSGSPERGLTATAQQVAGCIDALLGTFPATQRQKMLATFCERWRVKKPPGMDAWNEASCRCVTRRIAAKVGCVMDFGTRNTSGSVPSFERGGSFFSLGGVAAAIMLSSSSNSFCGEGDCSGVQLIDLDNVSAAS; from the coding sequence ATGGTTACCTTCATGCGTGAATTGTATGTTAGAGATGGTGCATTCACTTACCTAGTGTTTTCTCTGTTACTACAGGTGCTGACTGCATCATCACTTGCAAATGATAAAATACAGGTGAAGGTATACAACATGTTATACAGTAACAAGATTTCAGCAAAGATATATGATCCTATTACTGCAGGCTTCAACGCATCCATTACCAACGGAAACACGCCGTCGGGTGCTAATGTGGAAGTGGTATATGTTCCCCCCATGGATGATTCTAAATATGCTGACTATCTCGGGAAACACATGACAACCCATGATGGTAAGGAACTCCCTGTTATACTGGGACCTGTGGGTGATAAAAACACTCTAGGTCTCTTGAAAtatttcaaagaaaagaatgtgaTTAGTTTCTCACCCCTCACAGGATCCAGTAAGGTACGCAGTTGGAATCCTAATCTGTACTTCCTGACAGCATCACCCGCTGCTGAGATGCTTGCTCTTCTCCGTTATGCTATCACTCAGTTACGGTTACATCGGCTGGGTTTCATGTACTTGAAAGATGTTTcttatggtgatgatgaatatGAGCTTGCTGTGGAATTGACAACACGGATGGATCGCAAACTGTGCggtgtttttgcattgaAGAGTCAAATTGGTAAGGAATCGGATGACAGTAGCTTCAGTGCGGAGTGGAATAAGTTTGCAAATACTCGACCTCAGGGTGTGATTGTATTTGGCTCTCCAATCAATGATACGAAGAAATTCCTAATGAAATCATTAGAAGATGAAAGGACAAAAGGTGGATATTTGCTCATACCCTCTACACTCCAATATGTCATTGAGAATAAGTGGGAAAAGGAATTGGGTAGAGACAGGTTTGTGCCTGataagataataataactgggACTAATCCACTTGCGAAGGATGATGGCTATGATGCAATCAAACGATTCAAGGGTGATATGGCAAAGtacctgaaggaaaagaaagatattcTGAGTGGCACTGGACAATGGAATGTTAACCTAAATGTTGACGAAAGCAACTTCACCGAGCAAGACACTGAAGCTGAGCTGATGGTTGACGGATGGATTGCTGGAGAGGTATTGAAACAAGCACTGAGTTGTCGCGAATGGCTAACTAGCAGGGATGCATTTATTACATCACTTTACAATCAACGTCGTTATGTAATTGatgatattgttgttggtgactttggtggtgagtgccgtGGTATGGCGGGTGAGCGGGGTGCATCATGTTTATGTAATCAGGGTGGGAATGTGGTGTACATGAAGAAGATGGGAAAGGATCTCCGTCTGTACCCTATGAAGGAAGGTGTATTAGCTCTTACTTCATCTCGCTGCTATAGAGACCTGTCACAGCTGTACGCCCCATTGAGTGGCATCATGTTTAAACTAACTGATGACCCAAAGGCACTGCGTACTGCAGAGGCAATATACGATGGTGCcttttatgttgttggaaagggtcAACTTGGTCACTCTGATAGATTCTTTTTACACTGGCTATCCTCGAAATCTCATGACACTTCTACAGCTCTGtatgatgaagtggagaagcgagttgtaactgctgtgtttggtgttgtggatgattCGTTACTGTCGACGAAGGGTATGGCATTCATCGATCCCATAACACTCACACCACAACTGAGTAACCCCAGAAGGAATGTGATCCACCTGTCACCAACACTTGAGCAACAACTATTCGTGATAGTTGAGCATATCATACAAAATGGTGCTGGAAAGATGCATGCCATTGTGCGTAGTGGTGATACGAGAGGagttaggaaagtgttgcaaAAAACACTTGACTTCTTTGAATCGTCATTAAGCTCCTTTGTTGCGAGTGGTGAAGGTTCTACTTTGAGAGACAAGCTACCGACTGCAGGTGAGGTATTAGTTGCAGGTCTCATCTCAGATGATATCCCCATAATCCTCTCTCACCTTGGCAAACACCATAATGTGCGTATCTTTGTCCCGTTCTTTGATGTTGCGTTACTCTATGATGAACTTGTGAGTGCCTTCCGTGACAAGCCATTTGCTGACCGTCTGCTATTCGCAACGAATCTGCCACATTGGGGAGATAAGAACACAAAATCCGATATGGTACGTGAGTTCCACAGAGTTGTACGAGATGAGTCGAAGTGGAAGCCATTGTCATTACTTGGATATGTCACCGCACGTGCAATGATAAATATCCTGCAACGTATGGGACATGTAACGCCGGAGGAACTTGTAGACGCCATCTTCAGCCAATCTGTCATTACAGTTGATGATATGCGATATGGTCCTTTTGATGACAAGTGTACTAACGGGGCTTCATTTGAAGAGAAACACTGTGCTGTGAACTATGGTGCGACGCATATTTCTGTATGGTCGATGTCACGTGTTCTGAATCCTTCCGTGTCTCCTGTGGTGACTCACGTCACACCCTCGATGAAATACGGTGACACAGAAGGGTTTCGACTTAAGAGAGGACACATTGCTGCTATTGCAGTCAGCTGCGTTGTTGTATTGGCACTGTTTGTTACGGTTCTGGTACTTGTATCGGCATCACGCCGGAACGCccgtgacaataataatgctcCCAAGGAACCAACAGACCCCGTAACATTAATATTCACTGACATCGAGAGCAGTACAGCGCAGTGggcagcacaccctgagcAAATGCCTGACCTTGTGGCAACACATCACCGTTTGATCCGCTCCCTCATCACACGGTATGAGTGCTACGAAGTGAAAACTGTTGGAGACTCTTTTATGATTGCGTGTAAAAGTCCCTTCGCTGCTGCACAACTCGCATGTGACTTGCAACGTGATTTTCTAAACCATGACTGGAAGACCACTGAGCTTGATGAGTCTTACCGTGAATTCGAACGAAAGCGTGCGGAAGATGACAGTGATTACACACCACCAACTGCGAGCCTGGACCCTGAGGTTTATCGGCAACTGTGGAATGggttgcgtgtacgtgtgggGATTCATACTGGATTGTGTGATATTCGTCATGATGAAGTAACGAAAGGTTACGACTATTATGGACGCACATCCAACATGGCAGCACGCACGGAGAGTGTTGGTAAcggtggtcaggtgctgatgacgcGCTCAACATACCTGTCACTGAGTGGTGAAGAGCGTGAGCAACTTAATGTAACGCCTTTGGGTGATGTGCCGCTACGTGGTGTGCCGAAGcctgtggaaatgtaccagttgAATGCTGTACCTGGCCGTACCTTTGCTGCTCTGCGCCTTGACCGTGAAtttgaggaggaagaagataatGTAACTGGTAGTATCACCAGTGGGTCGGGATCTCCTGAACGTGGTTTAACTGCCACTGCCCAACAAGTTGCTGGTTGTATTGATGCTCTGCTTGGCACATTCCCTGCTACCCAGCGACAGAAGATGCTTGCAACTttttgtgagcgttggcgtGTTAAGAAACCCCCAGGTATGGATGCTTGGAATGAAGCCAGTTGCCGCTGTGTCACTCGTCGGATTGCTGCGAAGGTGGGTTGTGTTATGGATTTTGGAACGAGAAATACCTCTGGTAGTGTGCCTTCCTTTGAAAGGGGCGGAAGTTTCTTCTCACTCGGGGGGGTTGCAGCTGCTATAATGCTTTCTTCATCCTCCAATTCCTTCTGCGGTGAAGGTGATTGTAGCGGCGTGCAATTGATTGACTTGGATAATGTTAGCGCTGCCAGCTAA